The Streptomyces sp. NBC_01255 genome window below encodes:
- a CDS encoding LysR family transcriptional regulator produces the protein MDPHLLRTYVTVARLASFSEAACELGYTQSAVSQHIAALETDLGLPLLTRRPVAPTPAGQRLLEHAGALLLRLDAARADLGRFAAAPRTTLSVAASPLALHPRTLAALPATGVTLHGLPRERVPEAVATGEADAGLVDGIAAPSDPLRLPDVAPLSATGVAEEPLAVVLPAGHPLAGRTGLRLDDLVDARWLDAPAAGVPLGQLRAVHAGPAGRGFRTALRYEGTDTRTLAALAAAGHGLALLPLPVAAGVPGTAAVPLVAPRLVHRTELLLPGHGGDETGEPAGPAAEFARRLKS, from the coding sequence GTGGACCCGCACCTGCTTCGTACGTACGTCACCGTCGCCCGCCTCGCCTCCTTCTCGGAGGCCGCGTGCGAGCTGGGCTACACCCAGTCCGCCGTCTCCCAGCACATCGCCGCCCTGGAGACCGACCTCGGGCTGCCCCTCCTCACCCGGCGGCCCGTCGCACCCACCCCCGCCGGGCAACGGCTCCTCGAACACGCCGGGGCGCTCCTCCTCCGCCTCGACGCCGCCCGCGCCGACCTCGGCCGGTTCGCCGCCGCGCCCCGTACGACCCTGAGCGTCGCCGCCTCCCCGCTCGCCCTGCACCCCCGTACCCTCGCCGCCCTTCCTGCCACCGGGGTCACCCTGCACGGCCTGCCCCGCGAGCGGGTGCCCGAGGCCGTCGCCACCGGCGAGGCCGACGCGGGACTCGTCGACGGGATCGCCGCACCCAGCGACCCGCTGCGGCTGCCCGACGTCGCCCCGCTCTCCGCGACCGGCGTCGCCGAGGAGCCGCTCGCCGTCGTCCTGCCCGCCGGCCATCCCCTCGCCGGGCGCACCGGGCTCCGGCTCGACGACCTCGTGGACGCCCGCTGGCTCGACGCGCCCGCCGCCGGCGTCCCCCTCGGTCAGCTGCGGGCCGTCCACGCCGGACCCGCCGGCCGGGGCTTCCGTACGGCCCTGCGCTACGAGGGCACCGACACCCGTACCCTCGCCGCCCTCGCCGCCGCCGGGCACGGCCTCGCGCTCCTGCCGCTCCCCGTGGCGGCCGGTGTCCCGGGCACCGCCGCCGTCCCGCTGGTCGCACCCCGGCTCGTCCACCGCACCGAACTCCTCCTCCCGGGCCACGGCGGGGACGAAACCGGTGAACCCGCCGGTCCGGCTGCCGAGTTCGCGCGACGGCTCAAGAGCTGA
- a CDS encoding tetratricopeptide repeat protein → MTSTDQDWDRRVAALWTHLDDHEPAAFRALVAGLAAERPADDAAALFELGAAHDSTGLPVEAVRLYERALDHGLTGLRRRRAVVQLASSLRNLGRPDRSVELLTAERDIPADRLDADELALSGAVDAFLALALADTGRDREAASLALGALAPLLPRYNRSLAHYARALLTARDGS, encoded by the coding sequence ATGACCTCCACCGATCAGGACTGGGACCGCCGCGTCGCCGCGCTCTGGACGCACCTCGACGACCACGAGCCCGCCGCGTTCCGCGCCCTCGTCGCCGGACTCGCCGCCGAGCGGCCCGCCGACGACGCCGCGGCCCTGTTCGAGCTGGGCGCCGCCCACGACTCCACCGGCCTGCCCGTGGAGGCCGTCCGCCTCTACGAGCGCGCCCTCGACCACGGCCTCACCGGGCTGCGCCGCCGCCGGGCCGTCGTCCAGCTCGCCAGCAGCCTCCGCAACCTCGGCCGGCCCGACCGCAGCGTCGAACTCCTCACCGCCGAGCGCGACATCCCCGCCGACCGGCTCGACGCCGACGAGCTCGCGCTCTCCGGCGCCGTCGACGCCTTCCTCGCCCTCGCCCTCGCCGACACCGGCCGCGACCGCGAGGCCGCCTCCCTCGCCCTCGGCGCCCTCGCGCCGCTGCTGCCCCGCTACAACCGCTCGCTCGCCCACTACGCCCGTGCTCTGCTCACCGCGCGCGACGGTTCCTGA
- a CDS encoding CTP synthase C-terminal region-related (seleno)protein, whose protein sequence is MNTNTSHRPTPRIALVGDRSPHVRSHVRVPVLLDALAERDGLVLDAYWIPTGDAEAPGAVQGFDAVWVLPGSPYASEAGALAAIRTAREDGIPFLGTCGGFQHALLEYARNVCGLSRAAHAENDPAADSGDLLIAPLACSLVGHEGVVRVTPGSLAERALGAERTTERYHCEYGPDSRHLDTLRAHGLRFTGADEEGGIRVAELPAHPFFLATLFQPELAGDGTRPHPLIRALATAAAGHAGKRAVSAGAGS, encoded by the coding sequence ATGAACACGAACACCTCGCACCGCCCCACTCCCCGCATCGCCCTGGTCGGCGACCGTTCCCCGCACGTCAGGTCCCATGTCCGCGTCCCCGTCCTCCTCGACGCGCTCGCCGAGCGGGACGGGCTCGTGCTCGACGCGTACTGGATCCCGACGGGCGACGCGGAGGCGCCGGGCGCGGTGCAGGGCTTCGACGCGGTGTGGGTGCTGCCGGGCAGCCCGTACGCGAGCGAGGCGGGGGCGCTGGCCGCGATCCGTACGGCCCGCGAGGACGGCATCCCCTTCCTCGGCACCTGCGGCGGCTTCCAGCACGCCCTCCTTGAGTACGCGCGGAACGTCTGCGGCCTGTCCCGCGCCGCGCACGCCGAGAACGACCCGGCGGCGGACTCCGGCGACCTGCTGATCGCGCCGCTCGCCTGCTCGCTCGTCGGCCACGAGGGCGTCGTCCGGGTCACCCCCGGCTCGCTCGCCGAGCGCGCCCTCGGCGCGGAGCGGACCACCGAGCGCTACCACTGCGAGTACGGCCCGGACAGCCGTCACCTCGACACCCTGCGGGCCCACGGGCTGCGTTTCACGGGCGCGGACGAGGAGGGCGGGATCCGCGTCGCGGAACTCCCCGCGCACCCCTTCTTCCTGGCGACCCTGTTCCAGCCGGAACTCGCGGGCGACGGCACCCGCCCGCACCCCCTGATCCGCGCCCTGGCGACGGCGGCGGCAGGGCACGCGGGGAAGCGGGCCGTTTCGGCAGGGGCGGGGTCCTAG
- a CDS encoding YcxB family protein: MVTESGQSSVQDAVELVYRPTRADILTAVLVRERLRRLHLVRWGFTLLFGGSALLLVVAQRSFTVPIALAAFCAVLIWATPHIQANHALRTVEWQGEYRASVSGTGITTETEHVTLLQRWSVFRGYRETRDHVVLLSRDPNILLAEVLPKRGLSSPEEAEQLLDVVSNHLPRV, from the coding sequence ATGGTCACGGAATCAGGGCAGAGCAGCGTCCAGGACGCGGTCGAGCTGGTCTACCGGCCGACGCGCGCCGACATCCTCACGGCCGTTCTCGTGCGCGAGCGGCTGCGGCGCCTCCACCTCGTCCGATGGGGTTTCACGCTGTTGTTCGGCGGCAGCGCCCTGCTGCTCGTGGTCGCGCAGCGGAGCTTCACCGTGCCGATCGCGCTCGCCGCCTTCTGCGCCGTCCTGATCTGGGCGACACCCCACATCCAGGCGAACCACGCGCTGCGCACGGTCGAATGGCAGGGCGAGTACCGGGCCTCCGTGAGCGGGACGGGGATCACGACCGAAACCGAGCACGTGACGCTCCTCCAGCGCTGGTCGGTCTTCCGCGGCTACCGCGAGACCCGTGACCACGTGGTGCTCCTCAGCCGCGACCCGAACATCCTGCTCGCGGAGGTCCTGCCCAAGCGCGGGCTCAGCTCCCCGGAAGAAGCGGAGCAGCTGCTCGACGTGGTGAGCAACCACCTGCCGCGCGTCTGA
- a CDS encoding nucleoside/nucleotide kinase family protein: protein MPRMDAQQFDRLAARARALAEQEQEQGQRQGQGQGETPGPGARHRPILGIAGAPGAGKSTLAARLVARLDGLAVLVPMDGFHLAQAELERLGRAGRKGAPDTFDAAGYTALLARLRAPAPGTTVYAPAFDRSLEESIAGAVPVPPDVPLVVTEGNYLLHDEGPWAAALPLLDEVWYLDLDDRRRVPRLVERHVRFGKDRARAERWVHDSDEVNARVVARSRDRAHLIVRMS, encoded by the coding sequence ATGCCGCGCATGGACGCGCAGCAGTTCGACCGGCTCGCCGCCCGGGCGCGCGCCCTCGCGGAGCAGGAGCAGGAGCAGGGGCAGAGGCAGGGGCAGGGGCAAGGGGAGACGCCGGGGCCCGGCGCGCGCCACCGGCCGATACTCGGCATCGCGGGCGCGCCCGGGGCGGGGAAGTCCACGCTGGCCGCCCGGCTCGTCGCGCGCCTCGACGGGCTCGCCGTCCTCGTCCCGATGGACGGCTTCCATCTCGCGCAGGCCGAACTGGAGCGCCTCGGCCGGGCCGGCCGGAAGGGCGCTCCCGACACCTTCGACGCCGCCGGGTACACGGCTCTCCTCGCCCGGCTCCGCGCCCCCGCGCCCGGCACCACCGTCTACGCCCCGGCCTTCGACCGCTCGCTCGAGGAGTCGATCGCCGGGGCGGTACCCGTACCGCCCGACGTCCCGCTCGTCGTCACCGAGGGCAACTACCTCCTCCACGACGAGGGCCCCTGGGCCGCGGCCCTGCCCCTCCTCGACGAGGTCTGGTACCTGGACCTGGACGACCGCCGCCGCGTCCCCCGACTCGTCGAGCGACACGTCCGCTTCGGCAAGGACCGGGCCCGGGCCGAGCGCTGGGTCCACGACTCGGACGAGGTCAACGCCCGTGTGGTGGCCCGGAGTCGGGACCGCGCGCACCTGATCGTGAGGATGAGTTAG
- a CDS encoding VOC family protein, translating to MPSIALVTLVVRDYDEAIAFYTDALGFDLVEDTDRGDGSRWVVVRPRGAAGVGGLGNAGLLLARAKNEAEAASVGNQTGGRVGFFLHTEDFARDHARMTAAGVVFKEEPRHEPYGSVAVFEDLYGNRWDLLQPADDAPSS from the coding sequence ATGCCGTCCATCGCACTCGTCACCCTCGTCGTCCGTGACTACGACGAGGCCATCGCCTTCTACACCGACGCCCTGGGCTTCGACCTCGTCGAGGACACCGACCGGGGCGACGGCAGTCGCTGGGTCGTCGTCCGCCCGCGCGGCGCGGCCGGGGTCGGCGGCCTCGGCAACGCGGGCCTGCTCCTGGCCCGCGCGAAGAACGAGGCCGAGGCGGCCTCGGTCGGCAACCAGACGGGCGGCCGGGTCGGCTTCTTCCTCCACACCGAGGACTTCGCCCGCGACCACGCCCGGATGACGGCGGCGGGGGTCGTGTTCAAGGAGGAGCCGCGCCACGAGCCGTACGGCTCGGTCGCCGTCTTCGAGGACCTCTACGGCAACCGATGGGACCTCCTCCAGCCGGCGGACGACGCCCCCTCCTCGTAG